The genomic window ATGCCCACACCGACGTCCTGATCGAGGGGGGCAAGATCACCGCCGTCGGGCGCAACCTCCGCTCCAAGGGCGCCATGGTCATCGATGCCACCGACCGCATCGTGCTCCCGGGCTTCGTGGACACCCACCGGCACGTGTGGCACTCGGCGCTGCGCAGCGCGGCCATCGACATCGATCTCGGCGCCTACTTCCGCCTTCTGGGGCAAGTCGGCCCGAAGTTCCGGCCGCAGGACGTGCGCATCGCGACCCTGGCCGGCGCGCTGGAGTGCCTCGACGCCGGCATCACCACCCAACTGGACTTCGCGCACATCGCGTACTCGCCCGAACTGGCGAACGCCGCCGTCGACGCACTGAAGGAGGCGGGGCTGCGCGCGGTCTTCGCCTACGGCACCCCGGTCAACGTCACCGCGGGCGGGAAGCTCGCCGACGTCCGCCGGATCCGCGAGCGTCTGGCCGACGACAACGCGCTCGTCACCATGGCATACGCCCCGCTCGGCCCCCTGTCCACCCCGATGGAGACAGTGGCCAGGGACTGGCGCATAGCCGACGAGCTGGACCTGCCGCTGACGATCCACCTCGCCAGCAGCCCCAACAACGAACAGCCGATTTTCGCCCTGCGCGAGGCCGGCCTGCTCCGCGAGAAGACCCTCTACGTCCACGCCAACGGCATCGGCGACGACGAGCTGAAGCTGATCGCCGACTCGGGCGCCACCGCCTCGGCCACGCCCGGCGACGAGGCCGGCCGCCTACGGCGCGCCGGTATCACCACCGGCACCGGCATCGACACCGTCGCCTTCGCCCCCGGCGACATGTTCTCCACGATGCGGGCAGCACACCTCGCCGGCCAGATCGCCGAAGACCCCCAGCTGACCGCCAAGGACGTCCTGCGGATGGCCACCCTGGACGGCGCCGCCGCGATGGGGCTGGCCGACCGCACCGGCTCACTGCGCCCCGGCAAGCAGGCCGACGTCATCCTGCTCCGCCTGGACGACCTCAACATGCTCACCGCCGAGCGCGACCCCATCGGGGCCGTGGTCACGGAGGCGCAGCCACACAACGTGGACACGGTCCTCGTGGCAGGCAAGGTCGTGAAGGCCGGGGGCCGACTGGTCCACGCCGATCTCCGCCGTACCGCCCGGGCCCTGCGCGCCACCGCGGCCGCGATCAGCGGTCGCTGACCGGAACCACGGCCTCCGGCCCTGGCAGCTGTCCGCGAGCCTCTGCGAGGAAGGGCCTCACGCATGTCATCGAGGAACCCCCTTCGCCGCACATGGAATTGAGCAGGACCTCTTGCCCGCTGACCGCAACTCGGCAGCAGTCCCATGCCTTTCGTCTGCCGACGTGCCGTGCCGCAGAGCGCGCGGAAGGGCTGTCGTGGCTGTTGCCGACGCCGAGTAAGGGCCTCGGACTCACAGAAACCATGGATGAGGGGATGACTGGCTGGTGAAGGGACACACCATGCGCGTGAGCGGCCTGCTGCACTACGGCCTGCAATTGCCCGACCTGGCGCGGGGCAAGGACTTCTACACGGACTTCGGCCTCAGTTCGGCCGAGCGCGGCAATCAGTTGGTCGTGCGCTGCGACGGCCGGGACCAGGACCAGACGGTGCTGGTCGAGGGCCCTGACAAACGGCTGCACCACGTTGCTTTCGCCGCGCCGGTCGGCTCGCTGCCCGAGTTGCAGCGTCACCTGGAGTCGCTGGGTACCGCGCTGCAGGACGCTCCGGCCGAGGGTCTTCAGGGTGGTCTGTGGTTCAGGGATCCGGACGGCAACGCGGTGAACGTGCGGGAGCAGGAACTGGCCCCGCCGCGCCTCGTCATACGGCCGAAGCAAAACCTTGCCGGTGACTACCAGCGGGTGGACGAGGCACTCTGGCTGACCGCGAACACCCCGCCGCGCCCGCGCAGGCTGGGTCACATGCTGCTTTTCTCCTCGGACATCAACCGTTCTCAGGAGTTCTACGAGCGCACGCTCGGGCTGCGACTGTCCGACAAGATCCCAGGCGCGGCCGTGTTCATGAACGCGGGACCCGGCGACCACCACGTGTTCGGCTTCGTCCGGAGCAGTCATCCGGGTCTGCATCACTCCAGCTGGGAGGTCGGCAACCTCGACGAGCTGATGGTCGGTGCCCAGACCATGGCGGACAGGGGGCACCGGATCGGCTGGGGGCTGGGACGTCATTTCCCGGGTTCCAACCTCTTCCACTACATGCGTGACCCGTGGGGCAGCTGGATCGAGTACTTCATCGACATGGACCAGATCACCGAGAACTGGCAGGCACGGGAGTGGGGTTGGGACGATGCGAAGGCCACTCCCGAGCGGCCGGCAGTGTGGTGCCCGGTGGTACCGGAGGCGTTCATGCACAATCTCGAACCGAAGCCGGAATGAAGCGCACCCGCTCTCGAAAAGAGCTCTGATGAGTTGCCGTCATGTCCTGGTGAAACTTGGGCGTCAAGGCCAGGTACTTGGAGGCGAGGATCTGCGGCAGGCGCGACAACTGGCCATGGGCCTCGGTGGGGATGGGCCTTTGAACGCTTCCGAGTAGTGGCTGAGGGGGGCCATCTCGCCGAGGGTGCCATTGGTGGAGATGGCCCCGACACCCGCCTCGACGAGCGCTCGGGTCGCCCGCTCGGTCTCGGCCAGGTCGACGGCGAAGGGCGCGTCCGGCTGGGCGGCGTCCTCGGTCGATCAGTCCGGCCGACTGGCGCTGGTGCAGACCCAGTTGTTCGAGCAGCTTCGGGTTCTCGATGATCAACAGGCGTGCCGTTTCCGGGCCGGTGTTGTGGTTGCGGTGCCACACGCCGAGTTCGGGGCGGCGATACCGCTCACCTGAGGTGAAAGCTTTCTGTGAAGCTATCGCGCTAGTGACCTATAGTGTAGAAGTGACAGCGACATCAGATCCCGTGGACGCGTGGATGCAGGCGTGGCGTACGGAGCTGCCCGAGGTCGTGTTTCCCTCGTCGGAGCTGAGCAAGCGGATCATGTTCCTCTCCGCGGCCCTGGACCGCGTGACGCGGCGCGATCTGACTGAACTCGGGCTGACGGTCGCTGAGTTCGACGTGCTGGTGACGTTGCGCAGAGCCGGTGAGCCGTACCGAATGAAGCCGAACCAGTTGGCCCGCTCCCTGATGCTTTCCACCGGCGGTACCACCAACGTCACCCACCGTCTGGTGGCCCGCGGCGCCGTTGAGCGGGAGGGCGACCCGGCTGACGCCCGAAGTACCTGGATACGGCTGACGCCGGATGGCATCGCGCTCGCCGAGCGCGCGGTCCTCGCCATGTCGGCCGAGCATGACGCCTTCTTCGAGGGTGTGCCGGCAGAAATCGTCGATGCCGCGACCGCCGCACTTCGGGACCTCATCACCGCCTGCCCGGGCCTGCTCCCCCGTGGCTCCGCGGCGCGGGACGCCCGAGCCCAGGGCCGAGTCTGAGGATCGCCGCATCATCGGCGTGCGCGTGCGCGCGGGCGCGTCGAAGGGGCTGTATGAGTCGCTACGGCGGGGACGTTGACGTCGCCGCCGTCACGCACAGTGACACCGGTGTCGAGAGGCTCCGGGGCCTCGATGAAGGATCCGGCCCGCGCTCGGGAACACCCGTGGGAGGCAGTCGGCATGATCTCGACTTTCGCCCATCTTGCGGGGAGCCCCGCGCGTGAACGCACGGGGCTCCCCGGTCTGAACTTCGGGTTGTGCGCAGGGCCCGTCCCAGCGCTCGAATGCGTCGGTGTGAGTCGTTCACGCGGACTTCAGGTGTGCGACGCCCTGCCCGTTCCTGGCGGTTTTCAGCGACGCCGCAGGCCGCCGTCGACGAGGTGGATCTGGCCGGTGATGAACGAGGCGTCGTCGGAGGCGAGGAACGCGACGAGGTTTGGCGACGTCTTCGGGGGCCTGCTGTCGCTTCAGGTTCTGAATGTCGACGTAGTGGGCGAAGGCCTCCTCGGAGAGGTGGGTCAGGGTGGCAGGCGTGGGGACGACGCTCGGAGCGAGGGCGTTGACCGTGGTGTCGTAAGGTGCCAGGTCCGTGGCCAGCGCATGGGTGAAGCCGTTGATGGCGCCCTTGGCGGAGACATAGGCGAGGAAGGCCGGCGGGGCTTCCCAGTAGCTCGACGAGGACATGCTGATCACCCGCCCATGGGAAGACCTTTTGAGGTCCTCGACGAAGGCCTTCGTGACCAGGAACGCGCCGGTGACGTTGATCGAGAACAGGTTCGTCCACTGTTCGAGCGACGTGTCCTCCAGGACGGCCAGCAAGGGGATGGCCGCGTTGTTGACGACTATGTCGACCTCGCCCAGCTCCGCGTGGACCCGTTCGGCGAACGAGTTCACCGACTCCTGGTCGGAGACTGTCGCCCTTCGCGCTGAAGAAGCGTCGGCCGTTCGCCTCGACGATCGCCTGGTTTTCCTCTGCGGGGTTGACGTCGAGGACCGCTATGTCGGCGAGCCTTCCTCAGACAGCTTCTGCACGATCGCGCGGCCGATTCCGGCGGCGCCGCCCGTCACGACGGCGATCCGGCCGTCCAGTTTCTTCGCCATGATGTTCGTTCCTTTTCATGTGGGTGTGAGGGTGATGCGGGTTCTGGGAGACGCGCGCGAGGGGATGGTCTGGACTCGCGAGCGAACTCCGTGTGCTTGCAACCCCCTCCGGGCCGGGAGTTGCGTGGACACTTCGATCGGCTGCGCAACCGACAGGGCGTACTGGTCTGCGAATGCCGGTGAAGCAGGCGCGGAAAAGCCGTCCGGATCCGGCGACGTTCGATCAGTGCCGACCGGACCGCCGCTTACGGGACAGTTCCGCCTGCGAGATGGTCGGGCCGCGGGTCAGTGATCATTGACGGTGGCGGCGGTGGCGCGCAGGGAACGGACGGCCTGGGTGAGGTCGCCGTGGAGGAGCTTGCCGTTGGCCTTCACGACTTGTCCGGCCACGAGGACGGTGTCGACGTTGTCGGGGTTCGCGGCCGTGACCACAGCGGCGATCGGGTCGCGTTCGGTGGTGAGCATGTTGAGGTCGTTCAGGCGCAGCAGGATCACGTCGGCCTGCTTGCCGGGGCGCAGTGAGCCGGTGCGGTCGGCCAGACCCAGGGCGGCGGCACCGTCGAGCGTGGCCATCTTCAGGACGTCCCCCACGGTCAGCGGGGGGTTGTCGGCGATCTGGCTGGCCAGCAGCGCCGCGCGCATCACGGAGAACATGTCGCCGGGCAGCGAGGAGACCGCGTCGACGCCGAGGCCGACGGTGACGCCGGCGCTGCGCAGTCGGCCGGCCACGGGCGCGCCTACGCGCATCTGGGCCTCTGTGGCAGGTGTGACCGAGGCGGTGCCGCCGGACTCGGCGATCAGCTTCAGTTCGTCGTCGTCGAGCGAGTTCCCGTGCACGTACAGGGTGTTGCCGCGGAGCAGGCCGTTCTCGCGCAGGGCGGTGATCGGCCGGGCGGCGACGGGACCGCTGCTGACGTGGATGGTCAGGGGGAGACCCAGGTCATCGGCCAGGTGCCAGTCGGCGGTCACGGTCTCGATCGGTGAGAACGACGGCCCGGCCGGGGCCAGCGACATGGTGACCAGGGCCTGGTCGTCGGACAGGCGCTCGCTGCGGATCCGGCGTATGTCGGCGGGGTGCTGGTCGCCGTGGAACGGGAAGCCGTAGCCGAACACGGTGCGCAGCCCCGACGTGTGGAGGGCGTCGATGGCCGCGTCGGCGTGCTCGGGGGTGTGCAGCGCGTGCGAGTAGTCGATCAGGGTGGTGATGCCGGCGTCCAAGGCGTCCAGCGCGCCGACCAGGGTCGCGGCGTGGATGTCCTGCGGCCGGAACCGCGGACCGTACTGCCCCAGGACCAGGCCCATGTATGCGCCCAGGTCCAGGTCCGCGGCCCCGGCGCGCACCGCCGTCTGCCACAGATGCCGGTGGGTGTCGACGAACCCCGGCAGCACGATCCGGTCGGTGGCGTCGATCACGGTAGCGCCGTCCGCCGACAGCCCTGGCCCCACCTCGATGATCCGGTCGCCCTCGATCAGGACATCAGTGCCGGGCCGGACGACCGGCGCGGGATCGGTGTCGATGACGTACCCGTTGCGCAGCAGGAATCGGGACTCGGCCATGGCCGCATCTTCCTCTCATAGAAAAGCTTTCTAGAAAGCTACCTTGAAAGCAACGTGCTGGCAACAGCCTTCCTCGTCGGGACGGGCGAAACGGTCGTGAGCCTCGGCGGCGTGGGGGACCGAGCGGTGTGCTCGCTGGTCCAGTTGATTCGATTCCGGCGGGCTCGTGCCCCGTGGACGGCATCATGACGGGGCCGTTCCGCCCGGACGACGCCCCGGCAACCGCCCCCACCGCGGCCGGGATGTGCAGCCGGGTCGGCTGGGTGGCACCACTCCGGCGACCCTCACGACACGGAGGTGGAAGCCGCCGGGTATAAGGCTGACCTGGCGATGGTGATGTGGTCGTAGGACCGGACACCGGAGGACACCGGGCCCAAGGCGGCATCGGCCCCGATCAGGCGGGACCTCCACCACGTCGAACCGAACCTCGACGCCTGACCCGCTTCGGGCCGGGCGAAGCTCTGCTCACCTGCGGGTCAGGCCCAACTCGCCTGCGCGCATGCCGGCCTGGAAGCGTGAGTCCGCGCCCAGGGCGACGAGGAGCTCGGCGACCCTGCGGCGGTAGGTGCGCAGCGACATGCCCAGTGCGCGCGCGGCCGTCACGTCGGTCATGCCGGAGCCCAGTGCGTACAGCACCTCGCGGGCTTTCATGTCGATCCGGGGCCGGTCGGGGTCGAAGAAGGCCGCCAAGTCGGTGGCCGACTCCCACGCGGCTTCGAACAGCGCGTACACCCCGCTGACCAGGGCGGGTTCGGCGCTCATCGTGTACGTACGGTGACGCCGACCGTGAGCGGACGGGGCCGGGGGAGTGGGGTCGGTGAGGAACATGGTTCGCCGGTCGATGAAGACCGTTCCCTGGGGCAATGGGGTGGTGGTGATCCGCACCTGGATGCCGTGGGCGGCCATCTCCCGCAGTATCTCCCGGTCGTGCTCGTCGCCGAGTACGGCGGGACTGTACAGCTTGCGGGCCTGACGTGCTCCATCACGTCGTATCCGCAGGCGGGCGGACTCGCGGGCGCCGGGCCAGGTGTCGAGGTCGCGTGCGGCGCTGACCCATTCCGCGTCAAACAACTCCACCAAGGGCTTGATCCGGGCGCGGAGCTCAAGATCACCTCTGATGGCCATGTGCTGTGGCATGCGTTCATTGTGCCTCTGGCAGCAAGGTGCCACGGCCTCGTCAGCGGGTTCCGGGCCATGCAGGCTGTGCCCATGAGCAATGAATTCCGCCTCGGCGGCGACCTGGCCGTCAACCGTCTCGGCTTCGGCACCATGCGCCTGCCGTCCAAGGAGGGCATGGGCGGTCCCGCCCGCGACCCCGAGACCGGCCGTGCCGTGCTGCGCCGCGCCGTCGAGCTGGGCGTCAACCACATCGACACCGCCGACTTCTACTTCAGCGCCGGTGGTGCGGTACGCGCGAACACCCTGATGCGCGAGGCCCTCCATCCCTACGCGTCCGACCTGGTCATCGCCACCAAGGTGGGCCCCGTCATCCGCGACGGCGGACTCCACCACGCCACCCCGGCCGACATGCGTGGCAATGTCGAGGCCAACCTCGAAGGCCTGGGCGTGGACCGCCTCGACCTGGTCTACCTGCGCATCGGCCCCATGGAGCCCCCGCGCGGTGAGTCCCTCGCCGCCCGCTTCGAGGCCCTCGCGGCGCTGCGCGAGGAGGGTCTGATCCGTC from Streptomyces sp. DSM 40750 includes these protein-coding regions:
- a CDS encoding amidohydrolase family protein translates to MSKGRILIRNGHVIDTEPQPVAHAHTDVLIEGGKITAVGRNLRSKGAMVIDATDRIVLPGFVDTHRHVWHSALRSAAIDIDLGAYFRLLGQVGPKFRPQDVRIATLAGALECLDAGITTQLDFAHIAYSPELANAAVDALKEAGLRAVFAYGTPVNVTAGGKLADVRRIRERLADDNALVTMAYAPLGPLSTPMETVARDWRIADELDLPLTIHLASSPNNEQPIFALREAGLLREKTLYVHANGIGDDELKLIADSGATASATPGDEAGRLRRAGITTGTGIDTVAFAPGDMFSTMRAAHLAGQIAEDPQLTAKDVLRMATLDGAAAMGLADRTGSLRPGKQADVILLRLDDLNMLTAERDPIGAVVTEAQPHNVDTVLVAGKVVKAGGRLVHADLRRTARALRATAAAISGR
- a CDS encoding MarR family winged helix-turn-helix transcriptional regulator; its protein translation is MTATSDPVDAWMQAWRTELPEVVFPSSELSKRIMFLSAALDRVTRRDLTELGLTVAEFDVLVTLRRAGEPYRMKPNQLARSLMLSTGGTTNVTHRLVARGAVEREGDPADARSTWIRLTPDGIALAERAVLAMSAEHDAFFEGVPAEIVDAATAALRDLITACPGLLPRGSAARDARAQGRV
- a CDS encoding amidohydrolase family protein, translating into MAESRFLLRNGYVIDTDPAPVVRPGTDVLIEGDRIIEVGPGLSADGATVIDATDRIVLPGFVDTHRHLWQTAVRAGAADLDLGAYMGLVLGQYGPRFRPQDIHAATLVGALDALDAGITTLIDYSHALHTPEHADAAIDALHTSGLRTVFGYGFPFHGDQHPADIRRIRSERLSDDQALVTMSLAPAGPSFSPIETVTADWHLADDLGLPLTIHVSSGPVAARPITALRENGLLRGNTLYVHGNSLDDDELKLIAESGGTASVTPATEAQMRVGAPVAGRLRSAGVTVGLGVDAVSSLPGDMFSVMRAALLASQIADNPPLTVGDVLKMATLDGAAALGLADRTGSLRPGKQADVILLRLNDLNMLTTERDPIAAVVTAANPDNVDTVLVAGQVVKANGKLLHGDLTQAVRSLRATAATVNDH
- a CDS encoding SDR family NAD(P)-dependent oxidoreductase gives rise to the protein MNSFAERVHAELGEVDIVVNNAAIPLLAVLEDTSLEQWTNLFSINVTGAFLVTKAFVEDLKRSSHGRVISMSSSSYWEAPPAFLAYVSAKGAINGFTHALATDLAPYDTTVNALAPSVVPTPATLTHLSEEAFAHYVDIQNLKRQQAPEDVAKPRRVPRLRRRLVHHRPDPPRRRRPAASLKTARNGQGVAHLKSA
- a CDS encoding DNA-binding response regulator, with the translated sequence MPQHMAIRGDLELRARIKPLVELFDAEWVSAARDLDTWPGARESARLRIRRDGARQARKLYSPAVLGDEHDREILREMAAHGIQVRITTTPLPQGTVFIDRRTMFLTDPTPPAPSAHGRRHRTYTMSAEPALVSGVYALFEAAWESATDLAAFFDPDRPRIDMKAREVLYALGSGMTDVTAARALGMSLRTYRRRVAELLVALGADSRFQAGMRAGELGLTRR
- a CDS encoding aldo/keto reductase, with translation MSNEFRLGGDLAVNRLGFGTMRLPSKEGMGGPARDPETGRAVLRRAVELGVNHIDTADFYFSAGGAVRANTLMREALHPYASDLVIATKVGPVIRDGGLHHATPADMRGNVEANLEGLGVDRLDLVYLRIGPMEPPRGESLAARFEALAALREEGLIRHLGVSNVDADHLAEARAIAPVVAVQNEFHAAKRNDVELLAACEEAGIAFVPFFPLGGGRELDDERLAKVAARHGATVSQIGLAWLLASSPVTLAIPGTGSLSHLEDNMAAAGITLSEEDLADLS
- a CDS encoding VOC family protein gives rise to the protein MRVSGLLHYGLQLPDLARGKDFYTDFGLSSAERGNQLVVRCDGRDQDQTVLVEGPDKRLHHVAFAAPVGSLPELQRHLESLGTALQDAPAEGLQGGLWFRDPDGNAVNVREQELAPPRLVIRPKQNLAGDYQRVDEALWLTANTPPRPRRLGHMLLFSSDINRSQEFYERTLGLRLSDKIPGAAVFMNAGPGDHHVFGFVRSSHPGLHHSSWEVGNLDELMVGAQTMADRGHRIGWGLGRHFPGSNLFHYMRDPWGSWIEYFIDMDQITENWQAREWGWDDAKATPERPAVWCPVVPEAFMHNLEPKPE